The DNA region AAGCCGGACTCAGATGACGCGGATGTTCTCGGCCTGCGGGCCCTTCTGGCCCTGGGTCACGTCGAACTCGACCTTCTGACCCTCGACCAGCTCGCGGAAGCCCTGGGCGACGATGTTCGAGTAGTGGGCGAACACGTCCGGGCCGCCGGTCTCCTGCTCGATGAAGCCGAAGCCCTTTTCGCTGTTGAACCACTTCACGGTGCCGGTAGCCATAACCGTCTCCTCTAACTGGGGCATCGGAGCCCACACCTCGTGGACCCCGTGTAGCCGCGATCCCCATCCGGAGACTGAAACACCGGACAAAACAAATGCGCCTGTTGGTTGGGACCAGCAGGCGCACACAAGCGTTCATGGGAACCAAAACTGCAACTGGGTCGACTGTAGCACGGGCGCACCCCGATTGACCGGGGATTTTCTGCCCGACAGATCACGTTTGCAGCCCCTGGGAAAGGGGCAGCCGGCCGTCAACGCCGCACGCGGCGCCCGCCTGAGCGGACGCCGCGTGCGTCGTGCGTGGTGCCCGTGCGCGCACGCCGTGCGTGCTGCGCCGTGCGCACCGGGTGACCGTCCGGTCAGCGCCGTCCGGCCGTCTCCGGCAGGCCGTGCGCACCGTGCGGACCGCCC from Kitasatospora sp. NBC_00458 includes:
- a CDS encoding cold-shock protein, yielding MATGTVKWFNSEKGFGFIEQETGGPDVFAHYSNIVAQGFRELVEGQKVEFDVTQGQKGPQAENIRVI